The genomic DNA AACCTGGCCATCGCCCTTGGCGGTTATGGAACAGGCGCAACTGCTCAAAGTTGCCTTGCCAGACTTGTTCCGCTGACCAAACAAATCCTATTTTATCCAACAGAAGCCAGCGATCATGGGATAATTTCCCCAGTTTGTGCATTTTTCGTTGTGTATGACACCATCCACCCAGATTCCCCTCCGTCGATTTAGGGAAACGCTGATATTTTCCGACAAAAGACTTCAACTCCTCGTAATTCTTCATCCATTCCCTTTGAAGGTCTTGATTCCAAACAAAGCCGATCTCATCCAAAGCCCGGATGCGCTCTTTGCTCAAGCGTCCATTCTTCCGCCTTTCCCGTTGGGTATAACACCAAGTTGCAAGCGGGCCGTCTTCACGTTTGGGCCAGCGTCCGCAGGTATCAAAGAAGACTTTCAACGCACGGTATTCTTTCATCCATTTGGAGTCGAGCTGGTTCCATTCGAAGCCGATCAATTCTAGCTGACGGCGGCGTTCCTCCTGCAATTTTCCCCGTTTATAGGCAATGCGTTGGGTGTTGCACCACAAACCGAGTTTCCCTTCCGTAATTGATGGCCAGTCGTTTTCTTCCCGACGGAATTCAATCAGCCTCTCATACATAATCTGCCAGGGCTCCAGTTCTGCCAATATCTCTTCTATGCGCAGCCGTATGTCTGATAGGAAACCCGTCGTCAAAAAAGAGGTGTTTCCTTCGAATCCTTTGGGTGACGGAAGGAGAGATAGACGCTCCAAGTGGGGAGCCATCACATCATAAACCGATTTTCCTGAAAGATTGTTGACAAAATCCAAGACGACCGGCCGTTTTCCAGCCTCGGCATTTAGACAACGGCCCAATTGCTGCAAGGTAACGATATATGATTCTGTCCGTCTAAGGAATAAGACAGCATCCACACCTTCCACATGCAGTCCTTCTATCAGCATGTTGACGGAAAACAATACGTGCAGCCGGTCTGATTCTTCTCGGAAAGCATCCAGTATCCGGCCGTTCTGCCGTTCACCTTGGGCATGATGGATCTCGAACGGAGTAATGGCACGTCCCGCTCGCGTGAGCCATCCGCATACTTCTGGCACCATCTGCTTCAAATCGGTGAGATCGCGACAGAATACCAGCAGCTTGCGTACGCTTGTCGGCAGGAACTTCCGGATGACTTCCGGTGCCCCTAAAGCCTCTTTGAAATCCACACGTGCCAGATCCAGTTTCTTCTGTACCTTTTCTTTTCGTCCTTTTGAACAACCGCTGCGTTCCAACTTTCTTTGCAGCCGGTCCAGTTCGTTGTCCAGCCCGTAAGCACTCTGTACCAGAACCGGAACCGGCAAGATATTGTAATACCAAGCCTGCGGCAAGGTAAGCTCATAAAACAAATTTCCTTCGAAATAAAGATCCACCGTATCGATCATTCCCTCCGGACGGATCGGCGTTGCCGACGTTCCCAGGACATAGGCACAGGGATTATTTTCTATCACATCCTGCAAGGCACTTCCCCAAATTTCCGCCCCGAAATGGTGGAATTCATCAATAAGAATATGATCTGCCCGTAACAACCCATTGTCCTCCCGGTTACGGATCAGTGACTGGAATGTCCGGTACGTCACTTGCGGAATAGAGAATCCGACGGCTTTCCGGATCTCATCCAGAATCGTGATGTTCGGAGCAAAGACCAATATCTTTTCCTTTGCATGATCTGCGATATAGCGTGCCAGCAAATAGGATTTCCCTGTTCCGGTAGCCTGCACGACCGCACCGATACGGTGTTGTTTGAATCCCCGCATGATCGCCCTGTAAGCCGCTTCGTTATGCGGATAAAGCTCCACATGTCTTCCGGACAAGAGGCTTTCAATATAGCTTTCATCCGAAACGGTCAGCCCATGCAGTTCAAAGTCCAATGCTTCCGGCAGGAATCCGCCGTGTGCCACGATCCTGAAATATAGATTTCGATGCCCTTTACTTAGTGTAGAGAACTTCTCGTAGAACAATTCAGCATCCGAGCGAGTCAAAGGACGTTCGTTTCGGACCTCCTTCACGATGGCATGTACCATTCCCGGCTTGAAGCCTATCCGTAGTCCCTCTTCGGATTCTGTTACCTGGAAGCCTAGACGGAGATAGCAATCTGTTAAAGACGATACCATCCTATTTACTTACAAGTCAAAAAGTTCATTTGATTATTGTCCTTTGCTGTTTAAAGAGGGCTATCATATTACCCATTGTCAGTCGACCGGTAATATCTTCTGTTATAATCCGGTTCAAAAGCCGAAGATCCGCCTC from Parabacteroides merdae ATCC 43184 includes the following:
- a CDS encoding Helicase associated domain protein, giving the protein MVSSLTDCYLRLGFQVTESEEGLRIGFKPGMVHAIVKEVRNERPLTRSDAELFYEKFSTLSKGHRNLYFRIVAHGGFLPEALDFELHGLTVSDESYIESLLSGRHVELYPHNEAAYRAIMRGFKQHRIGAVVQATGTGKSYLLARYIADHAKEKILVFAPNITILDEIRKAVGFSIPQVTYRTFQSLIRNREDNGLLRADHILIDEFHHFGAEIWGSALQDVIENNPCAYVLGTSATPIRPEGMIDTVDLYFEGNLFYELTLPQAWYYNILPVPVLVQSAYGLDNELDRLQRKLERSGCSKGRKEKVQKKLDLARVDFKEALGAPEVIRKFLPTSVRKLLVFCRDLTDLKQMVPEVCGWLTRAGRAITPFEIHHAQGERQNGRILDAFREESDRLHVLFSVNMLIEGLHVEGVDAVLFLRRTESYIVTLQQLGRCLNAEAGKRPVVLDFVNNLSGKSVYDVMAPHLERLSLLPSPKGFEGNTSFLTTGFLSDIRLRIEEILAELEPWQIMYERLIEFRREENDWPSITEGKLGLWCNTQRIAYKRGKLQEERRRQLELIGFEWNQLDSKWMKEYRALKVFFDTCGRWPKREDGPLATWCYTQRERRKNGRLSKERIRALDEIGFVWNQDLQREWMKNYEELKSFVGKYQRFPKSTEGNLGGWCHTQRKMHKLGKLSHDRWLLLDKIGFVWSAEQVWQGNFEQLRLFHNRQGRWPGCREGALGRWCTIQRRDYRKGNMSDERIVQLERIGFPLS